A single Corticium candelabrum chromosome 16, ooCorCand1.1, whole genome shotgun sequence DNA region contains:
- the LOC134192072 gene encoding elongator complex protein 1-like gives MPNSKVQNASCFTVCAAEISCISVVVEDKLVSLSVELEEVLWEVSLVDGGYLQDDGNDRVVGLEYVTEHDAVCVTTLSGHVLLCSQSTKQVESMGSVHSGLRCMSWSPDQEVVVFITGASTLILMSKDFDPLLEVPIQTDEFGEGAFVNVGWGKKETQFHGSEGKPDVSADKGQNVGKVLAWDDRQPRVSWRGDGQYFVCSTINVESGSRELHVYNREGTRQSTSEPVDGLEGTVCWKPSGSLIASSQYKPHRHDVIFFEKNGLRHGEFTLPFARGQAQVRDLQWNADSSILAIWLEVYHKSITGDVKLSTQSTVQMWSVGNYHWYLKQEFVLSNEKLVGMVWDPELVYKIHFLLSDGRYMWKEFRFGIDQSKGHCSENNSTVAVIDGAKLLLTSLRHQVVPPPMAAHTINMSCCVNQIAFSPPPCCDDILVLTSDNILTLLRQTGSHSGTEQERLNGFQAAMFPPCVVASATLIDYSIRHLKWWKADTFLSIAWQSDSRSDCLMEFGFEVDEACKTIAVTLRHKCLLEMPVLQLEANADTQTVVVEFINGSIVKYHSACKSDNVPFVLPWTMTAGQDVCFPLPAVLIETAIVGGEEVVLGLSDWARFFVNNDEIVQDCTSFAVHDEFILLTTHSHTCRFVPLSCSLECINSVFSKDKSSTLSESIRRIERGSRIVSVVSGDSKLVLQMPRGNLETICPRTLLLTHVRKQIDSGQYGAAFTAMRKHRINMNLLYDHNPNMFLESLDAVIGQLKTVDNVNLFLSDLRDEDVTQTMYPGWSGKPSLKIDAVDKVDRVCNALREKLEKANSDKFMLSILMTHIKKTKPELKDALFKIQTLHHRQPEPGCVSAVDALKFVTLLIDVNELYDVALGTYDLNLVVMVAEQSQKDPKEYLPFLNELRYMTNYDKYRIDRYLKRYKLALEHISKCGTEKFEESLELIKQQGLYMTAFQLFQEDATCCKAVAAAYGKHLVVINKLEEAGLVLCRYGLLEESLDAFEKCGSWRRAFAVAFQLKLPQAEILRLARSLGERLKGMKKYSDASQIFQTYASDPEEAVVCLLSGTLWDDALRLIHTLERTDLIETHLRPALLETGGNYVSSVTSWSQQFEQHRLRLIVVREEKSRAQQQSSQSFPNNLEEAGPLDSDLYSDTISVSERSYQSSNYSKSTARSSKNRRKAERKKHRLKEGSPHEESALLEALEQLWNAAHGLRDDVRTLLQNLYLFEYDVLARNLQSLLYDCLDHMVGHKEQIWTAQVTQSIETGPWMSSNDIAAAAAAAAAAAGKSCMLAPTLDKRPWRSPGTGTVEWMLPLLDS, from the exons ATGCCCAACTCAAAGGTACAGAACGCTAGCTGCTTCACTGTTTGTGCAGCCGAAATTTCTTGCATTTCTGTCGTCGTCGAAGACAAACTAGTCTCATTGTCCGTGGAACTCGAAGAG GTTTTATGGGAGGTTTCGCTTGTGGACGGAGGATATCTACAAGATGACGGAAATGACAGAGTTGTAGGCTTGGAGTATGTCACTGAACATGATGCAGTCTGTGTGACCACATTGTCGGGTCACGTGTTGCTCTGCAGTCAGTCAACAAAACAG GTCGAGAGTATGGGTTCTGTGCATTCGGGCTTGCGTTGCATGTCGTGGAGTCCCGACCAAgaagttgttgtgtttattacTG GTGCTAGCACTCTGATTTTGATGTCTAAGGATTTTGATCCTCTCCTGGAAGTACCTATTCAAACAGATGAGTTTGGCGAAG GAGCATTTGTAAATGTCGGATGGGGTAAGAAGGAAACGCAGTTTCATGGCAGTGAAGGTAAACCTGATGTATCTGCAGATAAAGGACAG AATGTTGGCAAAGTGTTAGCGTGGGATGATCGTCAGCCACGAGTAAGCTGGCGTGGGGATGGTCAGTACTTTGTGTGCAGCACCATTAATGTAGAGTCAG GGTCTCGCGAGCTGCATGTCTACAACAGAGAAGGTACTCGTCAGTCAACAAGTGAACCAGTAGATGGATTGGAAGGGACTGTCTGCTGGAA ACCCAGTGGTAGCCTAATTGCTTCAAGCCAATACAAGCCTCACAGACATGATGTCATCTTTTTTGAGAAAAACGGTTTGAGACATGGAGAATTCACATTACCTTTTGCCAGAGGACAAGCACAG GTCAGAGACTTGCAATGGAACGCTGATTCATCTATTCTTGCCATATGGCTGGAGGTGTATCACAAAAGCATTACAGGGGATGTTAAATTGTCAACACAGTCGActg TGCAAATGTGGTCTGTTGGTAACTACCATTGGTACCTCAAGCAAGAGTTTGTCTTGTCGAATGAAAAGCTGGTTGGAATGGTTTGGGATCCTGAATTGGTCTACAAGATTCACTTTCTCCTTTCTG ATGGTCGGTATATGTGGAAGGAATTTCGTTTTGGTATTGATCAGAGTAAAGGACATTGCTCAGAGAACAATTCTACTGTGGCAGTAATAGATGGAG CAAAGTTGCTTCTTACATCTTTAAGACATCAGGTTGTTCCACCCCCAATGGCAGCTCATACTATCAACATGTCATGTTGTGTGAACCAGATCGCTTTCAGTCCTCCACCATGTTGTGATGACATACTTGTTCTCACCTCGGACAACATTCTTACTTTGCTCAGGCAAACCGGCTCTCATTCAGGCACTGAACAAGAGCGTCTCAATGGATTTCAAGCAGCAATGTTTCCACCATGTGTTGTAGCAAGTGCCACTTTAATAG ATTATTCTATTAGACACTTGAAATGGTGGAAAGCAGACACTTTTTTGAGTATTGCATGGCAATCTGACTCTAGAAGTGATTGCCTTATGGAGTTTGGTTTCGAAGTTGACGAGGCTTGCAAGACTATAGCAGTTACACTTAG acacaagTGTTTGTTGGAGATGCCTGTTCTGCAACTTGAAGCGAATGCCGATACTCAGACTGTTGTCGTTGAGTTTATCAATGGGTCAATTGTGAAATATCATTCGG CCTGCAAGTCTGATAATGTGCCATTTGTGTTGCCGTGGACTATGACAGCTGGACAGGACGTTTGCTTTCCATTACCGGCTGTTTTGATTGAAACAGCCATAGTTGGCGGGGAG GAGGTCGTGCTTGGTCTTTCTGACTGGGCAAGGTTTTTTGTGAACAATGACGAG ATTGTTCAAGACTGCACATCATTTGCTGTGCACGATGAGTTTATTCTTCTCACAACTCACAGCCATACCTGTCGTTTTGTCCCCTTATCATGTTCATTAGAAT GTATAAATTCTGTTTTTTCCAAAGACAAGAGTAGCACACTAAGTGAATCAATACGTCGTATTGAGCGAGGAAGCAGGATTGTATCTGTCGTGTCAGGTGATAGTAAACTTGTGCTTCAG ATGCCTCGAGGCAATCTTGAAACGATTTGTCCAAGAACGTTGCTTTTAACTCATGTGagaaaacaaatagacag TGGACAGTATGGCGCTGCTTTCACAGCAATGAGAAAACATCGTATTAACATGAATCTGTTGTATGACCATAATCCAAAT ATGTTCTTAGAGTCTTTGGATGCCGTGATCGGTCAATTGAAAACGGTTGATAACGTCAACCTATTTTTGTCTGATCTGAG AGACGAAGACGTAACACAAACGATGTATCCAGGCTGGTCTGGAAAGCCTTCACT CAAAATTGATGCAGTGGACAAAGTTGACAGAGTGTGCAATGCATTGAGAGAAAAACTGGAAAAGGCCAACTCTGACAA ATTTATGTTGTCCATTTTGATGACTCACATAAAGAAAACAAAACCGGAGCTTAAAGATGCACTTTTCAAAATCCAGACTTTGCACC ATCGTCAGCCAGAGCCTGGATGCGTTTCTGCCGTCGATGCTCTCAAATTTGTTACCCTGCTGATCGATGTCAATGAGCTGTATGATGTTGCCTTAGGAACGTACGACCTCAATTTGGTTGTGATGGTTGCCGAACAATCTCAAAAG GATCCTAAAGAGTATCTTCCTTTCTTGAACGAGCTTCGTTACATGACAAATTACGATAAATATCGAATAGACCGCTATCTGAAACGTTACAAACTGGCTTTGGAGCATATCAGCAAATGTG GCACTGAGAAGTTTGAAGAAAGTCTTGAGTTAATCAAGCAGCAAGGTCTGTATATGACAGCGTTTCAGTTATTTCAAGAAGACGCTACTTGTTGCAAA gctgttgctgctgcataTGGCAAGCATCTTGTTGTCATTAATAAACTAGAAGAGGCAGGCTTAG TTCTGTGTCGTTATGGCCTTCTGGAAGAATCTTTAGATGCATTTGAAAAGTGTGGCAGTTGGAGACGGGCATTTGCTGTAGCTTTTCAACTCAAGTTGCCACAAGCTGAGATACTAAGACTTGCTCGTTCATTGGGAG AACGTCTGAAAGGAATGAAGAAGTACAGCGATGCATCCCAGATCTTCCAAACGTATGCATCT GATCCAGAAGAAGCAGTAGTATGTCTGTTATCTGGTACACTTTGGGATGATGCTCTAAGACTG ATTCATACACTTGAACGAACTGATCTCATTGAGACTCATCTACGTCCTGCACTCCTAGAAA CTGGAGGTAATTACGTGAGTAGTGTTACTTCCTGGAGCCAGCAGTTTGAGCAACACAGACTTAGACTGATAGTAGTTCGTGAAGAGAAATCTCGTGCTCAGCAACAGAGTTCTCAGTCATTTCCCAACaatctggaagaggctggaccTCTAGACTCTGATCTGTATTCAGACACTATTAGTGTATCAGAACGATCTTATCAGTCATCAAACTATTCAAAATCTACGGC TAGATCAAGTAAGAATCGGCGGAAAGCTGAACGTAAGAAACATCGTTTGAAGGAAGGCTCGCCTCATGAAGAGAGTGCTTTGCTTGAAGCTCTTGAACAGTTATGGAACGCTGCACACGGCTTGAGAG atgacgtcagaacACTCCTTCAGAATTTGTATCTGTTTGAGTATGACGTATTGGCAAGAAATTTGCAAAGTTTACTGTATGATTGTCTTGATCACATGGTCGGTCACAAGGAACAAATATGGACAGCACAAGTGACACAATCT ATTGAAACTGGTCCATGGATGTCATCAAATGATatcgctgctgctgctgctgctgctgctgctgctgctgggAAATCATGTATGCTTGCTCCTACCTTAGACAAGAGACCGTGGAGAAGTCCTGGCACAGGAACAGTTGAGTGGATGTTACCATTACTAGACAGTTGA
- the LOC134192192 gene encoding zinc finger MYM-type protein 1-like, whose translation MDMVVGKEQNVGQMLGKGYAEEMVENRNMLQIIISCIRYLARQGLAMRGRSKPEGSVALERDSNLMQLLIMRAEDNPRLWKWLDKCQAKFTSPCIQNEILSIMALMILRDVVRKVSGKWYTIMVDETTDLSNTEQMVFCLRYVDDDLEVHEEVIGLYSLDSTSADSILATVQDILLRMNLRIDHCRGQCYDGASNMAGAKSGVAKRLNDLEPRALYTHCYGHALNLATQDVLKGIKVMRSALETVHEITKLIKKSPKRESIFKKFKDVVTAGSPGLRILCPTRWTVRAEALTSISENYTTLQMTWDVAKEATKDTEMRARIGGIALQMDTFDFVYGVELGRKLLNIVDNLSRSLQSSTISACEGQKLVSTTTTTIQSMRSDECFDIFWKYVERKRLSLQVPSPTLPRRRKVPRQFEVGEGATVHPVEVKEIYRRAYFEAIDLILAAVKDRFHQKGFNMLQKLETVVTSLQQPQQSEALKEIVNFYGDDFSHPDRLQTQLTLLHAGTEQPLTDVRSLVVYLKSLSSAERQFFSEVIKVVKLILVMPATNATSERSFSALRRLKTWLRSTISECRLNWSMILHIHKDKTDALPIKGVANEFVTRNESRRRLFGHFD comes from the coding sequence ATGGATATGGTGGTTGGCAAGGAACAGAATGTTGGGCAAATGCTAGGGAAAGGTTATGCAGAAGAAATGGTTGAGAATAGGAATATGTTACAGATAATTATTAGTTGCATTCGATACCTTGCTCGGCAAGGTCTCGCCATGCGTGGTCGGTCTAAACCTGAAGGTAGTGTCGCTCTTGAAAGGGATTCCAACTTAATGCAACTCCTCATTATGCGTGCTGAAGACAATCCGAGGCTCTGGAAATGGTTAGACAAATGCCAGGCCAAGTTCACAAGCCCCTGtatacaaaatgaaattctcAGTATCATGGCATTAATGATTCTGAGAGATGTTGTTAGGAAGGTATCGGGAAAGTGGTACACTATCATGGTAGATGAAACTACAGATTTGTCCAATACTGAACAAATGGTCTTCTGTCTTCGATACGTAGATGATGATCTGGAAGTCCATGAGGAAGTAATAGGGCTGTATAGCTTAGACTCAACTTCTGCTGACTCTATACTAGCAACAGTTCAAGATATCCTGTTACGCATGAATCTAAGGATTGACCATTGCCGAGGCCAGTGCTACGACGGCGCTAGTAACATGGCAGGAGCGAAGTCAGGCGTTGCAAAAAGACTAAATGATCTAGAGCCCCGTGCGTTGTACACACACTGCTATGGTCATGCATTAAACCTAGCGACTCAGGATGTGTTGAAAGGTATCAAGGTCATGCGAAGTGCTCTGGAGACCGTACATGAAATTACTAAGTTGATAAAAAAATCACCCAAACGTGAAAGCATCTTCAAGAAGTTTAAAGATGTTGTCACTGCTGGCTCTCCAGGACTACGGATTCTTTGTCCTACACGATGGACGGTCAGGGCTGAGGCATTAACGTCAATATCTGAAAACTACACTACACTTCAGATGACTTGGGATGTGGCAAAAGAAGCCACAAAGGATACTGAGATGAGAGCTAGAATTGGAGGAATCGCTTTGCAGATGGACACATTTGACTTCGTTTATGGTGTTGAACTTGGAAGAAAGCTGCTGAACATAGTGGACAACCTGTCCCGATCCTTACAGAGTTCTACTATTTCAGCATGCGAAGGCCAAAAGCTAGTCagtactacaacaacaactatcCAGTCAATGAGATCTGATGAGTGCTTTGATATATTTTGGAAGTACGTTGAACGCAAAAGATTGTCACTTCAAGTGCCATCCCCTACCCTTCCACGACGTAGGAAAGTTCCAAGACAATTCGAGGTAGGAGAAGGTGCAACAGTACATCCAGTAGAAGTGAAGGAGATCTATCGAAGGGCTTACTTTGAGGCCATTGACTTGATTTTAGCAGCAGTCAAAGATAGATTTCATCAGAAAGGATTCAACATGTTACAGAAATTAGAGACAGTTGTAACTTCTCTTCAGCAACCCCAGCAATCGGAAGCACTGAAAGAGATTGTCAATTTTTATGGTGATGATTTCAGTCACCCAGACCGACTTCAAACACAGCTCACTCTTCTTCATGCAGGTACTGAACAGCCACTGACGGATGTACGGTCTCTGGTCGTATACCTCAAATCCTTAAGCAGTGCAGAAAGACAGTTTTTTtctgaagtcatcaaagtaGTCAAGCTCATTCTGGTAATGCCGGCAACAAACGCCACAAGTGAAAGAAGTTTTAGTGCTCTCCGTAGACTCAAGACATGGCTACGTTCTACAATAAGTGAATGTCGTCTCAACTGGTCTATGATACTCCATATCCATAAGGACAAAACTGATGCATTACCAATAAAAGGTGTTGCGAATGAGTTTGTTACACGTAATGAAAGCAGAAGACGACTATTCGGACACTTTGATTAA
- the LOC134192160 gene encoding riboflavin-binding protein-like, translating to MRLLAELVVVVVVLRHAQGDASLQCVSGPFHKPSPSKEVDIGANTACGEYVSLSCCPANVSDAIDRQGDRELYNFHWDDCGTIPDACEQYLKAESCFFECDPYLGPWKGKWDGTLNKVPICASYCDQWFEACKDVRLCAANWITDFEKNSTTGRYHCINDTCQTFTQFYQNGKGLCEIMWGDSFQYVADNQNCMVMKFEGDNPNAEVTSGATHIACWQSSLFLLLVVVYSLFQS from the coding sequence ATGCGACTTCTTGCTGAACTAGTGGTTGTCGTCGTTGTTTTACGCCATGCACAGGGTGATGCGAGTCTGCAATGCGTGAGCGGTCCTTTCCACAAACCGTCACCGTCAAAGGAAGTCGACATAGGAGCAAACACTGCATGCGGCGAATATGTCAGCCTGTCTTGCTGCCCTGCTAACGTCTCGGACGCTATTGACAGACAAGGTGACCGAGAGCTGTACAATTTCCACTGGGATGACTGTGGTACGATACCGGATGCATGTGAACAATATCTGAAGGCTGAGAGCTGTTTCTTCGAATGCGACCCATATCTTGGACCATGGAAAGGTAAATGGGACGGTACACTGAACAAAGTACCGATATGTGCTTCTTATTGTGACCAGTGGTTCGAGGCATGTAAAGACGTGCGCCTTTGTGCAGCAAATTGGATAACAGACTTCGAAAAGAACAGCACAACTGGGCGTTACCATTGTATCAATGACACATGTCAGACTTTTACGCAATTCTATCAAAATGGCAAGGGATTATGTGAAATCATGTGGGGAGATTCCTTCCAATATGTTGCAGATAATCAGAACTGTATGGTGATGAAATTCGAGGGCGACAACCCCAATGCAGAGGTGACCAGTGGAGCTACCCACATTGCATGCTGGCAAAGTAGTCTGTTCTTGTTGCTTGTAGTCGTTTATAGTCTTTTTCAGTCCTGA